A window of the Brassica oleracea var. oleracea cultivar TO1000 chromosome C1, BOL, whole genome shotgun sequence genome harbors these coding sequences:
- the LOC106296987 gene encoding uncharacterized protein LOC106296987 yields the protein MEHLPIHLAREAELGGPVQYRWMYLVERSMYHFKQKVKNLSRVEGSIVSQSINEETSQFAAYYFAPEVQTKSRKPSRHDDGGQRTVYPVEVPTIFSQIGRVSGKGKGRRLTEQEHMHLHKYILANCEEVMTYERIYMEQIRGAYPNYTEDQLSALKENEFVNWLKFYVSFLKSILYYF from the exons ATGGAGCATCTTCCAATCCATCTCGCTCGAGAAGCAGAACTTGGGGGCCCGGTTCAATATCGATGGATGTACCTGGTTGAGCGTTCTATGTATCATTTCAAGCAGAAAGTGAAAAATTTAAGCCGAGTTGAGGGTTCAATTGTTTCACAAAGCATCAATGAGGAAACATCCCAGTTCGCTGCTTACTATTTTGCCCCCGAAGTACAAACTAAAAGTCGAAAACCATCAAGACATGATGATGGAGGGCAGAGAACAGTTTATCCTGTCGAGGTACCTACCATATTTTCCCAAATTGGTCGAGTAAGTGGAAAAGGAAAAGGTAGAAGACTCACCGAACAAGAGCACATGCACTTACATAAGTACATTTTAGCAAACTGCGAAGAAGTAATGACATACGAAAG GATTTACATGGAGCAAATAAGGGGTGCATATCCTAATTACACTGAAGATCAGCTTTCTGCACTAAAGGAAAACGAGTTCGTAAATTGGCTAAAATTCTATGTAAGTTTTTTGAAATCTATTCTCTATTACTTCTGA